In the Chloroherpetonaceae bacterium genome, one interval contains:
- a CDS encoding DUF3341 domain-containing protein produces the protein MNEIQNQPLQNGGTQTLEELKRNAEAVKDEARQILIEAEAEAVIAEFDNPAELLRAAKKVREAGYDRYECYSPFPIHGMDEAMGLRPSILGYIVFGVGFCGFLFAVWLQWWTNVVDYPLVFSGKPYFSLPTFVPVMFELMVLTSAFAAIIGMFYLNKMPRFFHPMFYSERFCSKATDDGFFIAIFMWDKKFNVREIKAFFEKIGGKNIEVVHRPIEEIEIEHIAQQKMEAVK, from the coding sequence ATGAACGAGATTCAAAATCAGCCTTTGCAAAACGGTGGCACACAAACGCTGGAGGAGCTTAAACGCAATGCTGAGGCGGTAAAAGATGAAGCACGCCAAATTCTGATTGAAGCTGAAGCGGAAGCCGTCATTGCAGAATTTGACAATCCAGCAGAACTCCTACGCGCCGCCAAAAAAGTGCGCGAAGCAGGCTACGACCGATATGAATGCTACTCGCCGTTCCCCATTCACGGAATGGATGAAGCAATGGGGTTACGTCCCTCCATACTTGGCTATATCGTCTTTGGCGTCGGATTCTGCGGTTTTCTCTTTGCGGTCTGGCTGCAATGGTGGACAAATGTAGTGGACTACCCGCTGGTGTTTTCAGGCAAACCGTATTTCAGCTTGCCGACTTTTGTGCCCGTGATGTTTGAGCTTATGGTGCTGACTTCAGCCTTTGCCGCAATTATTGGAATGTTCTACCTCAACAAAATGCCACGCTTTTTCCACCCAATGTTCTACTCTGAGCGCTTCTGCTCAAAGGCTACGGACGATGGCTTTTTCATTGCGATTTTTATGTGGGACAAGAAATTTAATGTCCGAGAAATCAAAGCCTTCTTTGAGAAAATTGGTGGCAAAAATATTGAGGTGGTGCATCGCCCGATTGAAGAGATTGAAATTGAGCACATCGCTCAACAAAAAATGGAGGCAGTAAAATGA
- a CDS encoding SCO family protein, translating into MIRQIAYIVLLVLCYASIARAQLIEEKPRALQGIDVVERLGETIPETLTFQDETGKTVRLGDYLHKGKPIILVLAYYRCPMLCNMVLNGVCEAAKTLSLTLGKDYTILTVSIDSRETWELAAAKKTRYKEAFGKPGVEEGWFFLTGAAEHSKALADAVGFKYFYDKKRDEFAHPAVIMLLSPEGKITRYVYGISYKNFDLKLGLIEASQGKVGTTIDRLILACFHYDPQAGSYVPVAMNIMRIGGVITLVVLTVMLGMFWARESRRHKQKGNLSVDIPQN; encoded by the coding sequence ATGATAAGACAGATAGCTTACATCGTGCTGCTTGTGCTATGCTATGCGAGCATTGCAAGAGCACAACTCATTGAGGAAAAGCCAAGAGCGTTGCAAGGCATTGATGTTGTAGAGCGTTTGGGCGAGACGATTCCAGAGACCTTGACTTTTCAAGATGAAACAGGCAAGACGGTAAGACTGGGCGATTACCTGCACAAAGGCAAGCCAATTATTTTGGTGCTGGCATATTATCGCTGCCCAATGCTCTGCAATATGGTCTTGAATGGCGTCTGTGAGGCTGCAAAGACCCTCAGTCTGACCTTGGGCAAAGATTACACAATTCTGACTGTCAGTATCGACAGCCGAGAGACGTGGGAGCTTGCAGCGGCAAAAAAGACACGCTACAAGGAAGCCTTTGGTAAGCCAGGCGTCGAGGAAGGTTGGTTTTTTCTTACAGGTGCAGCAGAGCATTCAAAGGCATTAGCTGACGCTGTCGGATTCAAGTATTTCTATGACAAAAAGCGTGATGAGTTTGCACACCCTGCGGTGATTATGCTGCTTTCACCTGAAGGAAAAATCACGCGCTATGTCTATGGCATTAGCTACAAAAACTTTGACTTAAAACTTGGGCTGATTGAGGCTTCACAAGGCAAGGTGGGCACAACCATTGATCGGCTCATTCTCGCATGCTTTCACTACGACCCGCAAGCAGGTAGCTATGTACCTGTGGCAATGAACATTATGCGCATCGGTGGCGTCATTACGCTCGTTGTTCTGACAGTGATGCTGGGAATGTTCTGGGCACGTGAGAGTCGACGCCACAAGCAAAAGGGAAACTTGAGCGTTGATATTCCGCAAAACTAA
- a CDS encoding cytochrome c — protein MNLKVSSKSQGLAIIGVWTAVMVLAGCGVRGLPSENPPIHPNPNMDTQEKMKPFRKSEFFEDGLAMRIPVAGTVPRGGLRENSVYYTGISKTGDTVKVIPIDVTMELLQRGQERYNIYCAPCHSRVGDGKGIIVERAVQGGYLVPATNLHEPRLLAAPDGHLFAVASNGIRNMAGYKHQISVQDRWAIVAYIRALQRAQHASIADVPENVRKELIKQ, from the coding sequence ATGAATTTGAAAGTAAGTAGCAAAAGTCAGGGGCTTGCAATCATTGGGGTATGGACGGCTGTGATGGTGCTGGCAGGTTGCGGCGTGCGCGGTTTGCCAAGTGAAAATCCACCCATTCACCCCAATCCGAATATGGACACGCAAGAAAAGATGAAGCCCTTTCGCAAGAGTGAATTCTTTGAGGACGGCTTGGCAATGCGTATTCCTGTTGCAGGCACAGTTCCGCGCGGTGGCTTGCGTGAAAATAGCGTCTATTACACGGGCATTAGCAAGACTGGCGACACGGTAAAGGTAATCCCGATTGATGTTACAATGGAGCTTCTGCAGCGTGGTCAGGAGCGATACAACATCTATTGCGCGCCGTGCCACAGTCGCGTCGGGGATGGCAAAGGCATCATCGTAGAGCGAGCGGTGCAAGGCGGCTATCTTGTGCCTGCGACAAACTTACATGAGCCACGATTGCTGGCTGCACCAGACGGACATCTGTTTGCCGTCGCCTCAAATGGCATTCGCAATATGGCAGGCTACAAGCATCAAATTTCTGTGCAAGACCGCTGGGCGATTGTAGCTTACATTCGAGCCTTGCAGCGCGCTCAACACGCCTCTATTGCCGATGTGCCTGAAAATGTTCGCAAGGAACTTATCAAGCAGTAA
- the nrfD gene encoding polysulfide reductase NrfD — protein sequence MEEKKRLEAVDRPLIEGNPTFHTITQDVSEVTENPAPKAWWIAFGISFAAALMWLGTVTYLVFKGIGIWGNQTTVGWAWDITNFVWWVGIGHAGTLISAVLFLFRQKWRTSINRFSEAMTIFAVICAASFVSLHTGRQWLDYWLFPVPNQMQMWTNFRSPLMWDVFAVSTYFTVSVLFWYVGLIPDLAALRDRAKPGLRKYILGFFAMGWRGGNRQWKHYEKAYLILAGLSTPLVLSVHSIVSFDFATSILPGWHTTIFPPYFVAGAIFSGFAMVMTLAVLARIVYPKMQAIINMQHLEKMNIIMLVTGMMVGYAYGCEFFIAWYSGNEYEASIFIKRATGPYAWAYWSMIFCNVVVPQVFWFKKLRQNIPVMFIASILINVGMWFERFVITVTSLSTDFLPSSWKYFTPTIFDVMTFVGSLGVFMTLFLLFLRFIPMVAMFEVKGVLPQANPHWEGYGHHDNGHHEASSHQSGAKAEAELSVKGGH from the coding sequence GTGGAAGAAAAAAAGCGGCTGGAAGCTGTAGACCGACCGCTCATTGAGGGAAATCCAACCTTTCACACAATTACGCAAGATGTCAGTGAAGTAACAGAGAATCCTGCGCCCAAAGCATGGTGGATTGCTTTCGGTATTTCCTTTGCTGCTGCCTTAATGTGGCTCGGCACGGTAACTTACCTTGTCTTCAAAGGCATTGGTATCTGGGGTAATCAAACAACCGTCGGTTGGGCGTGGGACATCACCAACTTCGTCTGGTGGGTTGGTATTGGACACGCTGGCACACTCATTTCAGCCGTCCTTTTTCTCTTTCGCCAAAAGTGGCGCACCTCTATCAACCGCTTCTCCGAAGCCATGACGATTTTTGCGGTTATTTGCGCCGCCAGTTTTGTGTCGCTTCACACAGGTCGGCAGTGGCTGGATTACTGGCTGTTCCCCGTGCCTAACCAGATGCAGATGTGGACAAACTTCCGCTCTCCCTTGATGTGGGATGTCTTTGCAGTTTCCACCTACTTTACCGTTTCGGTGCTATTCTGGTATGTGGGCTTAATTCCTGACCTTGCCGCGCTACGCGACCGCGCAAAGCCCGGACTACGCAAATACATTCTTGGATTTTTCGCAATGGGCTGGCGCGGCGGCAATCGCCAGTGGAAACACTATGAAAAAGCCTACCTGATTTTGGCAGGACTGTCCACGCCACTGGTGCTTTCGGTGCATAGCATTGTCTCGTTTGACTTTGCCACCAGTATTTTGCCCGGGTGGCACACCACAATTTTCCCACCCTACTTCGTCGCCGGTGCCATCTTCTCAGGTTTTGCGATGGTGATGACGCTGGCTGTGCTGGCACGCATCGTCTATCCCAAAATGCAAGCCATCATCAACATGCAGCACCTCGAGAAGATGAACATCATTATGCTAGTGACAGGCATGATGGTCGGTTATGCCTACGGCTGCGAGTTTTTCATCGCTTGGTATAGCGGCAATGAATACGAAGCGTCAATTTTCATCAAGCGCGCCACAGGTCCATATGCTTGGGCATACTGGTCAATGATTTTCTGCAATGTGGTCGTGCCACAGGTCTTCTGGTTCAAGAAATTGCGCCAGAATATCCCCGTAATGTTTATTGCGTCCATTCTCATCAACGTGGGAATGTGGTTTGAGCGATTTGTAATTACCGTTACCTCGCTTTCGACCGACTTCCTGCCGTCAAGCTGGAAATACTTTACGCCCACGATTTTTGATGTCATGACCTTCGTGGGATCATTGGGGGTCTTTATGACACTCTTTCTGCTCTTTTTGCGCTTCATACCGATGGTCGCAATGTTTGAAGTCAAAGGCGTCTTGCCCCAAGCTAACCCGCACTGGGAAGGCTATGGGCATCACGACAATGGACATCACGAGGCATCTTCACACCAGAGTGGCGCAAAAGCCGAAGCTGAACTTAGCGTGAAAGGAGGACACTAA